The following proteins come from a genomic window of Candidatus Binataceae bacterium:
- a CDS encoding CBS domain-containing protein, which produces MPRNDDEVTDLISDEECPGPADLESALVLETLSDVTTQQPLVVTFNSSLAETIAAMQDEMRSCALVVEFGRLVGIFTERDVLLRVAGHPIDLERTAVSEYMTRDPVTLPADSSVAFALSRMLSEGFRHIPLVDEHGQPIAVVSMRELVQYLSDFFNRDLLTLPPNGRSNFRNREGA; this is translated from the coding sequence ATGCCGCGCAATGACGACGAAGTTACGGATTTGATCTCTGACGAGGAATGCCCCGGGCCCGCCGACCTCGAATCCGCCCTCGTCCTCGAAACGCTCAGCGACGTGACCACCCAACAGCCGCTGGTGGTGACTTTCAACTCCTCGCTGGCCGAAACGATCGCGGCGATGCAGGACGAGATGCGCAGCTGCGCGCTGGTGGTCGAGTTCGGCCGCCTGGTCGGGATCTTCACCGAGCGCGACGTCCTGCTGCGCGTCGCCGGCCATCCGATTGATCTCGAGCGGACCGCGGTGAGCGAATACATGACGCGCGACCCGGTCACGCTGCCCGCCGACTCCAGCGTCGCCTTCGCGCTGAGCCGGATGCTCTCTGAGGGCTTCCGCCACATCCCGCTGGTTGACGAGCACGGGCAGCCGATCGCTGTGGTCTCGATGCGGGAGCTGGTCCAGTACCTCAGCGACTTCTTCAACCGCGACCTGCTGACGCTGCCGCCCAACGGGCGCTCCAACTTCCGCAATCGCGAGGGCGCGTAG
- a CDS encoding thiamine pyrophosphate-requiring protein — MSRHKTVEIDNTAQAFLEMLEALGARYLLGNAGTDFASIIDGLARRAAEGKTAPHPMLVAHECCAVSMAHGYYLVTGEPAVVMVHTTPGTANALGGLMNARRANVPMLVCAGRTPLTESGQPGSRDTLIHWGQEAFDQGGLVREFVKWDYELRGIAQLEAVLRRAFAVAMAEPCGPVYLSLPREVLAEPHREFTFSAEGIEPPVAPPAPAPAALEQLARFIAESERPLIVTRTLGRNPAAVGALVALAESFALPVVEHPNPAHVNFPNNHRLHLGYDPAPFLDDADLILVIDTDVPWIPHLRNPGPRARVVHIGVDPIYSRYPIWGFRADLALQADSALAVPMLTEALAAKRSACAATIDRRAERVAGEHRRQREAWRAEIEAAARAETPTMEWIAHCLDRVRDRDTIFINEYDLSLRHLTLDTPGAQFGHSTAGYLGWGVGAALGVKLGAPDKTVIAVVGDGSYIFSVPSACHLASAAHGLPTLTIIANNGGWGAVRRAVESVHPEGWAMRAAEMPFVRFGVRPAYEMFVQACGGHGEAVSDPKELPAALERALRAVRDERRQAVLNVTCRPL; from the coding sequence ATGAGCCGGCACAAGACCGTCGAGATCGACAACACCGCGCAGGCTTTCCTCGAAATGCTCGAAGCGCTCGGCGCACGCTACCTACTGGGCAACGCCGGCACCGACTTTGCTTCGATCATCGACGGGCTTGCGCGCCGCGCGGCCGAGGGTAAGACGGCGCCGCACCCGATGCTGGTGGCGCACGAATGCTGTGCGGTCAGCATGGCGCACGGCTACTACCTGGTGACCGGCGAGCCGGCGGTGGTGATGGTGCATACCACGCCTGGCACCGCCAACGCGCTCGGCGGGCTGATGAATGCGCGGCGGGCGAACGTCCCGATGCTGGTGTGCGCCGGGCGCACGCCGCTGACCGAGAGCGGGCAGCCCGGCAGCCGCGACACGCTGATTCATTGGGGCCAGGAGGCTTTCGACCAGGGCGGACTCGTGCGCGAGTTCGTCAAGTGGGACTACGAGCTGCGCGGCATCGCGCAGCTCGAAGCGGTGCTCCGCCGGGCGTTCGCGGTCGCGATGGCGGAGCCGTGCGGCCCGGTCTATTTGAGCCTGCCGCGCGAGGTGCTGGCCGAGCCGCATCGCGAGTTTACATTTTCAGCCGAAGGGATCGAGCCGCCTGTCGCGCCGCCGGCACCCGCGCCCGCAGCGCTGGAGCAGCTCGCCCGCTTCATCGCCGAATCCGAGCGCCCGCTCATCGTCACCCGCACGCTGGGGCGCAATCCGGCGGCGGTGGGTGCGCTGGTTGCGCTCGCTGAGTCGTTCGCGCTCCCGGTGGTCGAGCATCCCAATCCCGCGCACGTCAACTTCCCCAACAACCACCGGCTGCATCTCGGTTACGATCCCGCGCCGTTTCTTGACGACGCGGATCTGATCCTCGTGATCGACACCGACGTGCCGTGGATTCCCCATCTGCGCAACCCTGGCCCGCGCGCCAGGGTTGTTCATATCGGCGTGGACCCGATTTATTCGCGCTATCCGATCTGGGGCTTTCGGGCCGACCTCGCGCTCCAGGCCGACTCGGCCCTCGCGGTCCCGATGCTCACCGAGGCGCTCGCCGCGAAGCGCTCAGCCTGCGCCGCCACTATCGATCGGCGGGCCGAACGCGTCGCCGGCGAGCATCGCCGCCAGCGCGAGGCGTGGCGCGCCGAGATCGAGGCCGCCGCGCGGGCCGAGACGCCCACGATGGAATGGATCGCACACTGTCTCGATCGCGTGCGCGACCGCGACACGATTTTCATCAACGAGTACGATCTCAGTCTGCGCCACCTCACCCTTGACACGCCGGGCGCCCAGTTCGGCCATTCAACCGCGGGCTATCTGGGATGGGGTGTGGGCGCCGCGCTCGGGGTGAAGCTGGGTGCGCCCGACAAGACCGTCATCGCCGTCGTCGGCGACGGCTCGTACATCTTCAGTGTGCCGAGCGCGTGCCATCTGGCCTCCGCCGCGCACGGGCTGCCGACGCTGACGATCATCGCGAACAACGGCGGATGGGGCGCAGTGCGGCGAGCGGTCGAGAGCGTGCATCCGGAAGGATGGGCGATGCGCGCCGCCGAGATGCCGTTCGTGCGCTTCGGCGTGCGCCCGGCCTACGAGATGTTCGTCCAGGCCTGCGGTGGCCACGGCGAGGCGGTCAGCGACCCGAAGGAACTGCCCGCGGCACTCGAGCGCGCGCTGCGCGCAGTGCGCGACGAGCGGCGCCAGGCCGTGCTCAACGTCACCTGCCGCCCGCTTTGA